In Lysobacter lycopersici, a genomic segment contains:
- the trmD gene encoding tRNA (guanosine(37)-N1)-methyltransferase TrmD, protein MRFDIVSLFPEFVAQLAAHGVVGRAGERGLLSLYGWNPRDFAEGNYRRVDDRPFGGGPGMVMLVDPLRAAIRAARAADPAPAKTIYLSPQGSCLTQAKVRDLASQPRLILLCGRYEGVDERLLQAEVDEEISIGDYVLSGGELAAAVLVDAVARLQEGALNDADSAEQDSFGSDGLLDCPHYTRPVEHELGAVPEVLLSGNHAEIARWRRMQALGRTWLRRPDLLDEAGLSKRDRALLEAFRSARGQGDPA, encoded by the coding sequence ATGCGCTTCGACATCGTCAGCCTGTTCCCGGAATTCGTCGCCCAGCTCGCCGCGCATGGCGTGGTCGGGCGCGCGGGCGAGCGCGGCCTGCTGTCGCTGTACGGCTGGAATCCGCGCGATTTCGCCGAAGGCAATTACCGCCGCGTCGACGACCGCCCGTTCGGTGGCGGCCCGGGCATGGTGATGCTGGTCGATCCGTTGCGGGCCGCGATCCGCGCCGCGCGCGCGGCCGACCCCGCGCCAGCGAAGACGATCTACCTCAGTCCTCAGGGCTCGTGTCTCACGCAGGCCAAGGTGCGCGATCTGGCTTCGCAGCCGCGGCTGATCCTGCTTTGCGGCCGCTACGAGGGCGTGGACGAACGCCTGCTGCAGGCCGAGGTCGACGAAGAGATTTCCATTGGCGATTACGTCCTCTCCGGCGGCGAGCTGGCCGCGGCGGTGCTGGTAGATGCCGTGGCCCGGCTGCAGGAAGGCGCCCTGAACGATGCCGATTCGGCCGAACAGGACAGTTTCGGGTCCGACGGGCTGCTGGATTGCCCGCACTACACCCGGCCGGTCGAGCATGAACTTGGGGCCGTTCCCGAAGTGCTGCTGTCCGGCAACCACGCCGAAATCGCCCGCTGGCGACGGATGCAGGCGCTGGGCAGGACCTGGCTACGGCGCCCGGACCTGCTGGACGAGGCCGGGCTGTCGAAACGGGATCGGGCGCTGCTGGAGGCCTTCCGTTCGGCCCGGGGGCAGGGCGACCCGGCCTAA
- the rimM gene encoding ribosome maturation factor RimM (Essential for efficient processing of 16S rRNA) yields the protein MNAPDVGQRMITVGRLHGAFGVRGELKLESFTAPENAILRYQPWTLRDAQGRERMVEGARGRAGAKGLVVTIPGIEGRDAAEAMRGTEILVPRSALPPPAPGEYYWVDLEGLRVRNVEGVDFGVVSHLFSTGANDVLVARGDRERMVPFVEPDYIRSVDFDAGLVTVDWDADF from the coding sequence ATGAACGCACCGGACGTCGGCCAGCGGATGATTACCGTCGGTCGCCTGCACGGTGCGTTCGGCGTGCGCGGCGAACTCAAGCTCGAATCGTTCACCGCTCCGGAAAACGCGATCCTCCGTTACCAGCCGTGGACCTTGCGCGATGCGCAGGGCCGCGAACGCATGGTCGAAGGCGCGCGCGGACGCGCCGGTGCCAAAGGGCTCGTCGTCACGATTCCCGGCATCGAAGGCCGTGACGCGGCCGAAGCGATGCGCGGAACCGAGATCCTCGTGCCGCGTTCGGCGCTGCCGCCGCCGGCGCCCGGCGAGTATTACTGGGTCGATCTCGAAGGCCTGCGCGTGCGCAACGTCGAGGGCGTCGATTTCGGCGTCGTCTCGCACCTGTTTTCCACCGGCGCGAACGATGTGCTCGTCGCGCGCGGCGACCGCGAGCGCATGGTCCCCTTCGTCGAACCCGACTACATCCGTTCGGTGGATTTCGATGCGGGCCTGGTCACGGTCGACTGGGACGCCGATTTTTAA
- the rpsP gene encoding 30S ribosomal protein S16 yields MVKIRLTRGGAKKRPFYHVIVTDQRSARDGRNIERVGYYNPVASGNDKPYELDLERMKHWVGLGAQMSEKVSDLYKQASKAA; encoded by the coding sequence ATGGTCAAGATCCGCCTTACCCGTGGCGGCGCCAAGAAGCGCCCCTTCTACCACGTCATCGTCACCGACCAGCGCTCCGCGCGCGACGGCCGCAACATCGAGCGCGTGGGCTATTACAACCCCGTCGCCTCGGGCAACGACAAGCCGTACGAACTCGACCTCGAGCGCATGAAGCACTGGGTCGGCCTCGGCGCGCAGATGAGCGAGAAGGTTTCGGACCTGTACAAGCAAGCCTCCAAAGCTGCTTGA
- a CDS encoding VIT1/CCC1 transporter family protein, translated as MKRSAHKPERHRGGHAGWLRAAVLGANDGIVSTASLVVGVAAAQSDHRQVLLAGLAGLVGGAMSMAAGEYVSVSSQADTEAADLAKERWELEHYPDGEHRELTAIYIKRGLSHELAEQVATQLTAHDALASHARDELGITDTLRARPVQAALASAAAFAIGALLPIAIVMLAPTATAGRWVTGLSLFCLAVLGALAARVGGASMVRGALRVCLWSALAMAFAAAVGHWFGVAVSG; from the coding sequence ATGAAGCGCAGCGCGCACAAGCCGGAACGGCATCGCGGAGGGCATGCGGGCTGGTTGCGCGCCGCGGTGCTCGGCGCGAATGACGGCATCGTGTCCACCGCCAGCCTCGTGGTCGGCGTGGCGGCCGCGCAGTCGGACCACCGGCAGGTGTTGCTCGCGGGACTCGCGGGCCTGGTTGGCGGTGCGATGTCGATGGCCGCGGGCGAATACGTTTCGGTCAGTTCACAGGCCGACACCGAAGCCGCCGACCTCGCCAAGGAACGCTGGGAGCTCGAGCACTATCCCGATGGCGAACACCGCGAGCTGACCGCGATCTACATCAAGCGCGGACTCAGCCACGAACTCGCCGAGCAGGTCGCGACCCAGCTCACCGCGCACGATGCGCTCGCCTCTCACGCCCGCGACGAACTCGGCATCACCGATACGTTGCGCGCGCGCCCGGTGCAGGCCGCGCTGGCCTCGGCAGCCGCATTCGCCATCGGCGCACTGCTGCCGATCGCGATCGTGATGCTCGCCCCAACTGCGACCGCGGGGCGTTGGGTGACGGGGCTGTCGCTGTTCTGTCTTGCGGTACTCGGAGCGCTCGCGGCGCGGGTCGGTGGGGCCTCGATGGTGCGCGGCGCCTTGCGGGTCTGCCTGTGGAGCGCACTGGCGATGGCCTTCGCCGCGGCGGTGGGGCATTGGTTCGGGGTCGCGGTCTCGGGCTGA
- the ffh gene encoding signal recognition particle protein, producing MFESLTQRLSGTIDRLRGRGRLTEENIREATREVRIALLEADVALPVVQALVERIKVRAVGQEVLKSLTPGQALIKVVRDELAAVMGSQASELNLNVPAPAVVLMAGLQGAGKTTTVAKLARHLKEKRKKKVMVVSADVYRPAAIEQLQTLAQQVDVLFFPSDASQKPEAIVKAAIDDARKSYVDVLIVDTAGRTSIDEAMMAEIKALHAAVNPVETLFVVDSMTGQDAAATAKHFGAALPLTGVVLTKTDGDARGGAALSVRTITGKPIKFVGTGEKTDGLDVFHPARAAGRILDMGDVLGLVEQVEQQVDKDKAAKLAEKVAKGKRFDLNDLRDQLEQMQNMGGLSGLMDKLPGMGQIPDHVKNQVTGKEIPRQIAIINSMTKKERRNPTLINGSRRARIARGAGLTPADVNKLMKQYQQMEKMMGKLGRGGMKGMMRGLSGMMGGRGGMPFR from the coding sequence ATGTTCGAATCCCTGACCCAGCGCCTTTCCGGCACCATCGACCGCCTGCGCGGCCGCGGCCGCCTCACCGAGGAGAACATCCGCGAAGCCACCCGCGAGGTGCGCATCGCGCTGCTCGAGGCGGACGTCGCGTTGCCGGTGGTGCAGGCCTTGGTCGAGCGCATCAAGGTGCGCGCGGTCGGCCAGGAAGTGCTGAAGTCGCTGACGCCGGGGCAGGCGCTGATCAAGGTCGTGCGCGACGAACTCGCTGCGGTCATGGGCTCGCAGGCGAGCGAACTGAACCTCAACGTGCCGGCGCCGGCGGTGGTGCTGATGGCCGGCCTGCAGGGCGCGGGCAAGACCACCACCGTCGCCAAGCTCGCGCGCCACCTCAAGGAAAAGCGCAAGAAGAAGGTGATGGTCGTGTCGGCGGACGTCTATCGCCCGGCCGCGATCGAGCAATTGCAGACGCTGGCGCAACAGGTCGACGTGCTGTTCTTTCCGTCCGATGCCTCGCAGAAACCCGAAGCGATCGTGAAAGCCGCGATCGACGATGCGCGCAAGTCCTACGTGGACGTGCTGATCGTCGATACCGCCGGCCGCACCAGCATCGACGAAGCGATGATGGCCGAGATCAAGGCGCTGCACGCGGCGGTGAATCCGGTCGAAACCCTGTTCGTGGTGGATTCGATGACCGGCCAGGACGCGGCGGCCACCGCCAAGCATTTCGGCGCAGCGCTGCCGCTCACCGGCGTGGTGCTGACCAAGACCGACGGCGATGCGCGCGGCGGCGCGGCGTTGTCCGTTCGCACCATCACCGGCAAGCCGATCAAGTTCGTCGGCACCGGCGAGAAGACTGACGGCCTGGACGTGTTCCATCCGGCGCGCGCGGCCGGCCGCATCCTCGACATGGGCGACGTGCTCGGCCTGGTCGAACAGGTCGAACAGCAAGTCGACAAGGACAAGGCGGCGAAGCTCGCGGAGAAGGTCGCCAAGGGCAAGCGCTTCGACCTCAACGACTTGCGCGACCAGCTCGAGCAGATGCAGAACATGGGCGGCCTGTCCGGATTGATGGACAAGCTGCCGGGCATGGGCCAGATCCCCGACCACGTGAAGAACCAGGTCACGGGCAAGGAAATCCCGCGTCAGATCGCGATCATCAATTCGATGACGAAGAAGGAGCGCCGCAACCCGACGCTCATCAACGGCTCGCGGCGCGCGCGCATCGCCCGCGGCGCCGGGCTGACCCCGGCCGACGTCAACAAGCTGATGAAGCAGTACCAGCAGATGGAAAAGATGATGGGCAAGCTCGGCCGCGGCGGCATGAAGGGGATGATGCGCGGGCTGTCGGGAATGATGGGCGGGCGCGGCGGAATGCCTTTCCGTTGA
- a CDS encoding cytochrome C assembly family protein yields the protein MTIVLIAIGLYLLATGWLVVSLRREDADSRGWLLPANLALLLHGATHYLAWRSTGYTDLHFFAALSLVGLGMAVLTAIVGAYGRMRALGVLVFPLAALVLLGYGLYGHSTRPDPLDWRLLLHAWLALLAYATLAIAALLAIMLWLQERALRRHQRHAWLRAFPPLTELETLLFRTIAVGFALLTLTLLTGVLFVENLFAQHLVHKTVLSLLSWLVFGGLLLGRWRRGWRGGIAVRWTLIAMGLLLLAFFGSQFVLELLLHRS from the coding sequence ATGACAATCGTTCTCATCGCCATCGGGCTGTACCTGCTCGCGACCGGCTGGCTGGTCGTGTCGCTGCGACGCGAGGACGCGGATTCCCGTGGTTGGCTGTTGCCGGCCAACCTCGCCCTGCTGCTGCACGGCGCCACCCACTACCTCGCGTGGCGCAGCACTGGTTACACCGATTTGCATTTCTTCGCTGCGTTGTCGCTGGTCGGGCTCGGCATGGCCGTGTTGACCGCGATCGTGGGTGCCTACGGCCGGATGCGCGCACTGGGCGTGTTGGTGTTCCCGCTCGCGGCGCTGGTGCTGCTGGGTTACGGCCTGTACGGGCATTCGACCCGGCCCGATCCGCTGGACTGGCGCCTGCTGCTTCACGCATGGCTGGCGCTGCTGGCCTACGCCACGCTCGCCATCGCGGCCCTGCTCGCGATCATGCTGTGGCTGCAGGAACGCGCATTGCGCCGCCACCAGCGACACGCCTGGTTGCGCGCATTCCCGCCGCTGACCGAACTCGAAACCCTGCTGTTCCGCACGATCGCCGTCGGCTTCGCGCTGCTGACGCTGACCCTGCTCACCGGCGTGCTGTTCGTCGAGAACCTGTTCGCCCAGCATCTGGTGCACAAGACCGTGCTCAGCCTGCTCTCATGGCTGGTATTTGGCGGATTGCTGCTCGGCCGCTGGCGGCGCGGCTGGCGCGGCGGCATTGCCGTGCGCTGGACCCTGATCGCGATGGGTCTGTTGTTGCTGGCCTTTTTCGGCAGCCAGTTCGTGCTGGAATTACTGTTGCATAGAAGTTAA
- a CDS encoding MarR family winged helix-turn-helix transcriptional regulator: MQSPTPDLSACGSSLGLLFRQVRDALRDAMERELAANGHDLTLSQYITLKKLHYGTASASELAQAAELNPGAMTRLLDRLEAIGLVQREAHPSDRRALRIVLTARGQAIWPELETCADRVRERALAELDAEQRTELVRMLEHVHANLSGNDRQP, from the coding sequence ATGCAATCCCCGACCCCCGACCTGAGCGCCTGCGGTTCCTCGCTCGGCCTGCTGTTCCGGCAGGTCCGCGACGCGCTGCGCGATGCGATGGAGCGCGAGTTGGCCGCGAACGGCCATGACCTCACGCTCAGCCAGTACATCACCCTGAAGAAGCTGCATTACGGCACCGCCAGCGCGAGCGAACTGGCGCAGGCCGCGGAGCTGAACCCCGGGGCGATGACCCGCCTGCTCGACCGGCTCGAGGCGATCGGGCTGGTGCAACGCGAGGCGCATCCCTCCGATCGCCGCGCGTTGCGCATCGTGCTGACCGCGCGCGGCCAGGCGATCTGGCCGGAACTCGAAACCTGCGCCGACCGCGTGCGCGAACGCGCGCTCGCCGAACTCGACGCCGAGCAGCGCACGGAACTCGTGCGCATGCTCGAACACGTGCACGCCAACCTCTCCGGCAACGACCGCCAACCATGA
- a CDS encoding efflux transporter outer membrane subunit produces the protein MTPSRTKFRSMSVALATALLAACASTGGLQPAAEPHPIDDHVVTRSLSGAPLSPAEFPAQDWWRSLGDPQLDALIAEALQGSPTLAAADARVRKAQAQAGLADAERKPTIGASGQYVVAQLPSGLAGDEIGGQLMHNAVLMLDFKWPLDVWGGKRADYMAALGQAHAGEIEAQAARLTLAANVARSYVALAQAFDGLDVANREAARSESLLGLSRQRVKAGIDSQLSVRNAEVSIATAKAQAEVAQQQIDSLRNTIAALLGASPDRGLAIERPRLLQAPAPGLPSVLPSELLGHRPDVVAARWRVEAAAQGIKSAKAKFKPSIDLSALVGLAATGFSGLFDNDALLGFGGPAISLPIFEGGRLRQNLASHDADYDLAVAGYDQTVVDGLHQVVDAVQAIRALDAQAASLEQARAAAASAYDLAGKRYHAGLANQLDVLAVQKPLLQIEQQLVGVHAQRYAAAIDLDQALGGGLQPTTPQSSDSIGSTSSTSPATTP, from the coding sequence ATGACCCCTTCCCGCACCAAGTTCCGCAGCATGTCCGTGGCGCTTGCGACCGCATTGCTCGCCGCCTGCGCCAGCACCGGCGGCCTGCAACCCGCTGCCGAACCGCATCCCATCGACGACCACGTCGTGACCCGCAGCCTCTCCGGCGCGCCGCTCAGCCCGGCCGAATTCCCCGCCCAGGACTGGTGGCGTTCGCTCGGCGATCCGCAGCTCGATGCGTTGATCGCCGAGGCCTTGCAGGGTTCGCCCACGCTGGCAGCCGCCGACGCGCGCGTGCGCAAGGCCCAGGCCCAGGCCGGTCTCGCCGACGCCGAGCGCAAGCCGACCATCGGCGCCAGCGGCCAGTACGTCGTGGCGCAGTTGCCGTCCGGCCTCGCCGGCGACGAAATCGGTGGCCAGTTGATGCACAACGCGGTGCTGATGCTCGACTTCAAGTGGCCGCTCGATGTCTGGGGCGGCAAGCGCGCCGACTACATGGCTGCGCTCGGCCAGGCGCATGCCGGCGAAATCGAGGCACAGGCCGCGCGATTGACCCTGGCCGCGAACGTGGCGCGCAGCTACGTCGCGCTGGCGCAGGCCTTCGACGGCCTCGATGTCGCCAACCGCGAAGCGGCGCGTAGCGAAAGCTTGCTCGGCCTGAGCCGACAGCGGGTCAAGGCCGGAATCGACAGCCAGTTGTCGGTGCGCAACGCCGAGGTTTCCATCGCCACCGCGAAGGCGCAAGCCGAAGTCGCGCAGCAGCAGATCGACAGCCTGCGCAACACCATCGCCGCGCTGCTCGGCGCAAGCCCGGATCGCGGCCTTGCGATCGAACGCCCGCGCCTGCTGCAGGCGCCGGCGCCGGGATTGCCCTCGGTGTTGCCGAGCGAACTGCTCGGCCATCGCCCCGACGTGGTCGCAGCGCGCTGGCGGGTGGAAGCCGCCGCGCAGGGCATCAAGTCGGCGAAGGCGAAGTTCAAGCCCAGCATCGACCTGAGCGCGCTCGTCGGCCTCGCCGCCACCGGTTTCTCCGGCTTGTTCGACAACGATGCGCTGCTCGGTTTCGGCGGTCCTGCGATCAGCCTGCCGATCTTCGAGGGCGGCCGGTTGCGCCAGAACCTCGCGTCGCACGACGCCGATTACGACCTCGCGGTCGCGGGCTACGACCAGACCGTGGTCGACGGCCTGCACCAGGTGGTCGACGCGGTGCAGGCGATCCGCGCGCTCGACGCGCAAGCCGCATCGCTGGAACAGGCGCGCGCCGCGGCGGCTTCGGCCTACGACCTCGCCGGCAAGCGCTACCACGCCGGCCTCGCCAATCAGCTCGACGTGCTCGCGGTGCAGAAGCCGCTGCTGCAGATCGAACAGCAACTCGTCGGCGTGCACGCGCAACGCTATGCCGCCGCCATCGACCTCGACCAGGCGCTGGGCGGCGGACTGCAACCCACCACGCCGCAATCGTCCGATTCCATCGGATCCACTTCCTCTACCTCTCCTGCGACCACGCCATGA
- a CDS encoding efflux RND transporter periplasmic adaptor subunit — protein MTTEPNPEAKNTAAKSGGNGKRRKALTILAVTVVVAGIAWLLYHLLYGRWHEDTNDAYVQGNVVTVTPQVGGTVVGIAVDDGMKVQAGQVLVRFDHTDTDVAYQQAVANLANTVRQVRGLYKAVDAGQADIAARRVALEQARADVARRSGLVASGAVSAEELAHARAQLAAAEAALSASQETTARNRALVDNSTLAANPQVQAAAAQLRQAYLAAQRAQIVAPVSGYIAKRNVQLGQRIAPGTPLMAIVPLDEVWVDANFKETQLKKLRLNQPVELTSELYGDDVVFHGKLQSLGMGTGSAFSLLPAQNASGNWIKIVQRVPVRIALDGKELHEHPLRLGLSMDVDVNLRDKGDGLLPTTTDNGKGLVTDAYAQQLSKADALIDGIIRDNLGGGSR, from the coding sequence ATGACCACCGAACCGAATCCCGAAGCGAAAAACACCGCGGCGAAATCCGGCGGCAACGGCAAACGCCGCAAGGCGCTGACGATCCTCGCCGTAACCGTCGTGGTCGCCGGCATCGCCTGGCTGCTCTATCACCTGCTGTACGGACGCTGGCACGAGGACACCAACGACGCGTACGTGCAGGGCAACGTGGTTACGGTGACGCCGCAGGTTGGCGGCACCGTGGTCGGCATCGCGGTCGACGACGGCATGAAGGTGCAGGCCGGTCAGGTGCTGGTGCGCTTCGACCACACCGACACCGACGTCGCCTACCAGCAGGCGGTCGCCAACCTCGCCAACACCGTGCGCCAGGTGCGCGGCCTGTACAAGGCTGTCGATGCCGGCCAGGCCGACATCGCCGCACGTCGCGTGGCGCTCGAGCAGGCGCGCGCGGACGTCGCCCGCCGCAGCGGCCTCGTCGCCAGCGGCGCGGTTTCGGCCGAGGAGCTCGCGCATGCCCGCGCGCAACTCGCCGCCGCCGAAGCCGCGTTGTCCGCGTCGCAGGAAACCACCGCGCGCAACCGCGCCCTGGTCGACAACAGCACGCTCGCGGCCAACCCACAGGTGCAGGCCGCGGCCGCGCAGTTGCGCCAGGCCTACCTCGCCGCACAGCGCGCGCAGATCGTGGCGCCGGTGTCGGGCTACATCGCCAAGCGCAACGTGCAGCTCGGCCAGCGCATCGCCCCGGGAACGCCTCTGATGGCGATCGTGCCGCTCGACGAAGTCTGGGTAGACGCGAACTTCAAGGAAACGCAATTGAAGAAGTTGCGCCTGAACCAGCCGGTCGAACTCACGTCCGAACTCTACGGCGACGACGTCGTCTTCCACGGCAAGTTGCAAAGCCTGGGCATGGGTACCGGCAGCGCCTTTTCGCTTCTGCCCGCGCAGAACGCCAGCGGCAACTGGATCAAGATCGTGCAACGCGTGCCGGTGCGCATCGCGCTCGACGGCAAGGAACTGCACGAGCACCCGTTGCGCCTGGGCCTGAGCATGGACGTGGACGTGAACCTGCGCGACAAGGGCGACGGCCTGCTGCCGACGACCACCGACAACGGCAAGGGCCTGGTCACCGATGCGTACGCGCAGCAGTTGTCGAAGGCCGACGCGCTGATCGACGGCATCATCCGCGACAACCTCGGCGGCGGTTCGCGCTAA